GTCCCAGTTGGCGGAGTTGAGGGATCCGTTGAGCCAGACGAGGGCGTCGGCCGCGGTGCGGATATCGGCGCGGGTCATCAGGAAGTTGACCACTGCCTGCAGCGCAGCCGCGATTCCTACGCCGGCCAGGATGAGCCGGTTGCCGGCGGCATCACCGCGGCCGGCTCCGCGCAGGGTGCCGCCGGTGGAGATGGCGTAGATGATGGCCGCCACGCCGAGCGCGCCGCCCAGGGCTGCCCCGGAGACCGCTGCGCCGGAGGAGCCGAACACCACGATGGCCACGACGGCGGCTGCACTGGCACCGTGGCTGATTCCGATAACGTCCGGGCTGGCCAGCGGGTTGCGGAGCATGGTCTGGAACAGGGCGCCGGCCAAGCCGAACGCGAGGCCGATCATGGTGCCGATGACCGCCCGCGGCAGCTTGTTCTCCATAACAATGAAGCTGGCGCCGGGGATCTTTTCACCGCCGGCCAGGTGCGCGAAGAGGATCCTGGAGAAGTCCGGGATGGTGACGGTGTAGCTGCCGAGCAGGACGGAGACTGCGAAGAGGACCACGACGGCGGCTGCCAGGACGGCGGTCCGGTTCAGCAGCAGCCTCCCCCGGCCTTGCCCTATCAGTTGTGGTTCCCCTGGCCCCGTTTTGGCTGCCGTAAGTGATAGGGCAACGGGGGTTTCAGCGGGTTTGGTGTTTGGAGCGGGAGTCACAGCCCGGCCCCCTTGCCCCGGCGGATGAGCCAGACGAAGACGGGTGCGCCGACGAGTGCGGTCATGATGCCGGCCGGGACTTCGCCCGGAAGAAGCACCACGCGGCCGATGATGTCCGCGCCGAGGAGCAGCACCGGCGCCAGCACCAGCGAGAACGGCAGGATCCAGCGGTAATCCGGGCCGGCGAGCAAACGGACAGCATGCGGGATGACCAAGCCAATAAAACCAATGGGACCGGCCAGCGCGGTGGCCGAACCGCACAGCAGCACGATTCCGAGGGCGGTGATGCCGCGGACCAGGCCTACCCGCTGGCCGAGGCCACGGGCAATGTCATCGCCGAGCGCCAGGCTGTTGAGGATGCGGCCGGTCAGCAGGACGATGAGCGCGCCGACGGCGAGGAAGGGCAGGCCGGGCAGAACTACGGACCAGTCCCGCCCGGCCACGCCGCCCACCTGCCAGAAGCGGAACCTGTCCAGGGTGTCCTGGCTGGAAACAAGAATGACGTTCATGAGGGAGAACAGGCCCGCATTGAGCGCGGCGCCTGCCAGGGCGAGCTTCACTGGGGTGGCGCCGTCCCTGCCCAGGGAGGCGATGAGGTAAACGACGACGGCGGCAACTGCTGCCCCGACGAAGGCGAACCAGATGTAGCCGGAGAAACTGGCAACACCAAAAACGTAAATCCCTGTCACCACAGCGAGGGCGGCCCCGGCGTTCACGCCCATGATGCCGGGATCGGCCAGCGGATTGCGGGCCACACCCTGCATGGCGGCGCCTGCCAGCCCCAATGCTCCCCCCGCCAGCAGGCCCAGGACCGTCCGCGGGATTCGGGCGTGGACCACGGCATGGTCCCCGTTGGCAGGATCGAAGGCGATGAGGGCCTGCCACACCGTCTCCAAGGGAAGCCCCCGGGCTCCGATGGCCAGGGAAGCCCCGGCCACGAGTGCGAGTACAACGACGGCGGCCAGCAGCCAGGCGGCCCGCTTCCCACGGGAAGCGTCGGCGCGGAACAGGGCACGCGCTCCCTTCCCCGGCACGGAAGTGCCGGGGAAGGGAGCCCGGTGGGCCGCCGCCGTCGTACTCTGCGTCACGGAACCGTTGCTACTTCACTGTGTCTGCTGCGGTGGCCAGCTGCGGCAGGAACGCGTCCAGTGACCAGGGCAGGCTGAGCGGTGAAGACGCTGAGATGGACAGCGTGAGGGTGTTGTCGGAGTCGGCAACCAGGGCGCCGTTCTTGATGGCCGGGATCTGGCTGAGCAGCGGGTCCGACTTGATGGCGTCGGCGGTGGAGGCATCCGGAACCCAGGTCACGAACAGGTCGGACTCAAGCTCGTTGGCTTTTTCCGCGGACCACGGGATGAAGAATTCCTTGGAGCCCTTGGAGCTGTCTTCAACCACCGGAGCGAGCTTCATGCCGATTTCGGAGAGGAACCGGGGGCGGTTGTCATTGGCGGTGTAGACATTGACGCCGTCGCCCTTGGCAGGCTCAAGGTTGCCGTAGATAAAGCTCTTGCCCGCAATCTGCGGGTACTTGGCAACCTTTTCCTTGATGGTCGCCTCGGTATCCGAGATCAGCTTGGTGGCTTCGGCGTCCTTGCCGAGGGCCTTGCCAATGATGGACGTCGAGTCCTGCCAGGAGGTTCCGTATGCGAGTTCAGGGTGTGCGACTACCGGCGCGATCTCACTGAGCTTCTTGTAGTCCTCTTCCGTGAGGCCCGAGTAAGCGGCGAGGATGACGTCCGGGGTGAGCTTGGCGATCTCGGTGAAGTTGATGCCGTCTGCCTCGGAGTACTGCGCGGGAGCCTTGTCGGACCCGAACTCGGCGCCGAGGTCCTTCAGCGCTGCGTCCTTCCAGGGGGTGGAGCCCTGGTCATTGCCGCCCCATTCATTCTTGGGAACGCCTACCGGCACAACACCCAAGGCTATGGCGACGTCGTCATTGACCCAGGAGACGGTGGCGACACGCGTGGGCTGCTTCTCGATGATGGTCTTGCCGTAAACGTGCTCGATGGTAACGGGGAACTGCGAGCTGCTGGAGCCGGGTGCGCTGGCGTCGGTGCTGGAGGACGCAGGGCCTGTGGAACAGGCGGAGAGGGTGAGCGCCGCGGCGGCCAGAACGGCCACGGCCTTGCCGGCAGACTTGAACAGCGTGCGGCGGGTGGCGCCGGGCCCGGAGAAGAGGGGGGAAGTCACGGAACTCCTTAGGTGAATGAAGCGAACCTAAGTAAGGCTAGCCTAGCCTCCTGACCATTACGCAAGGTTTCTGTACCTTAATCCGCTTCGTGACGAAAGACACACTCCTGGCGGCAGAATGGCCTTGGGCAGGGAAGATCAGGTAACAGCAAGAGGAGCCCTCCCCCGCGGGGGGGAGGGCTCCTTTGCTGCCGGTCAACGGTAGGAGAAGCTCATCAGCACCGACTTCAGCGCCTGGCCTTCAGCACCCCAGTACCACGCTTTCGCCGCCTCATCATCCGCAAACGGCGGACCGGTGAACAGCACGTCGGCGGTCAAAATGCGGTCGCCGAGCTTGATCAGCCCGTATTGCACCTGCCCGTCCGGCGAGACGGGCAATCCCGCCGTAAGGCCCATCCGGTAATGATCAGCGCCATCACCGCGATCAACAAAGAACGACGAATGGGGCGTGGGAACAAAGCGCCCCCGCAGTCCCAGGACGGGGTCCGTCTCGATGACGGTCCTGCTGACAGGCCCCGCCGTGGCGTCACTGACCTGGCTGTAATAGATGTTGATCTGCTCGGTGCCGCCGGCATCGTAGACGGTGGCCGTCTCCACTGCGGGGGACGCTGATACCTGCTCGTGTTTCACGTGCCAGCCCGCCGGATAAGCAAACGACAGGCGGCCATCTGCGAACGTGAAGGCTTCCGGCCCCTGGGGCACGGGGGAGGAGGTGGCGGCGGGAATGATTGATGCTGGCGGGCTCTCCTCAGCCGCCTGGGCGGCGGGGCCGCTGGAGGGACCGCCGTCCCCGGCAGGGCCGTCGGCACAGCCCGTGAGGGTGAGGGCAGCGATCGCGGTGAGCGCCATGAAGGTGGTGGCGCGCTGTGCTGGGCGCATTTATGGTGCCTTTCAAGGGAAGGCCGCCACTCTCCACGGGCGTCAGATGCAGGACCCAGCGTTCCACAAGTACCCGACAGGAGGATGAAGGCGAGTGTTTGATGCCGACCAGCATGACACCAGGACAGCAGTCTTCAACAGCTCCCGCGCAATATATCCATCGATTTGTTATAAAGGAATCCCTGGCATGGCTAGCGCAAAATGATGTCCACCGGGTTCGCTTCTGAGCGCCAGATTCCTTCTTCACCGGGCCGCGGCCTGATAACCGGTGCGGTCAGCACGCCTGAGCGGTTGGTCCGCTTGTCACGCAGGATTTCGGTGACCGAGCCCAGGTGCCGGGACAGGTCGATGACGTTCTCGGGGGCGGCCAGCAGCAACTGGAACCCGAATTCGTGCAGCGCCTTGATCCCGGCACCCGCGAACTCCTCGGATGCCAGCACAAATGCCTCGTCCATCATCACGGTGCCGTATGTGGTGAAGCCCTGCTCCGCGATGCCCAGCTGGTAGCTCAGTGCCGCGGCCATGATGAAGGCCGTGAAACGCTGGCGCTCGCCACCGGACATGGATCCCGTGTCCGCGTGCATAAAGACCTCGGTCTTCTTCGCCCCGCCCTTTTTGCCCGGCGCCGGCCCGGCAACTTCCCGGTGCTCCTTGCACTGGATAAACAGGTGCCCGCGCACGTCCAGCACCTCGGCCCGCCACCGCCGGTCCTCCGGCGCCTGCGAGCCCAGCCGCTTGACCAGGGTTTCCAGGGACTTGTAGCGGGCGGTGAGCTCGGCGTCGTCGTCCTTTTCCACGTCGGCGCCTTCGGCCCGCGCCCCCTCGGACTTTGCCGGCCGCGTGTGCCGCGCCTTGAGAGCGTTCTGGATGGCGTCCTTGAACTGCTTGGCCGTGGGCGGCAGCGTCTGCTTGATATCAAGCTCCAGGAAGCTGCCCTCGTGGAAGTTGACCTGCGAGAGAATGCCGTTCAGCGGGAGGATACGGCTGGTGATGGAGCGGCGTTCCTCATCGAGGAGATGAAGCAGCGTGCTGAAGGATTCATGCGTGCGCTGGTTAAAGAACTGCCGGAACTCCGCTTCCTGGGCGGGCAGGCCGTCGCTCACAATCGCGTGGTAGCGGGTTTCAAACTCGCCGGCAGCACCAATGGTGGTGCCATGGTCGGCCGAGATGGCGCTGCCCCACTCGCGGACGAAGCCCTCGAAAATCCTCGTAAGGCGTTCGGCGGTGGTTTGCCCGCGCGACTCCGCTGCATGCAGTTCACCCAGCAGCGCGGTGCGGACCCGGTTGGCGAGGTTATCCAGCTCGTGCATCTCACCGACGTCGCCGAAGTCAGCAAAGTAAGGTTCCAGCGCGGTGACGGTAGCGTCCGACGGCGGCGCCTGGGCCAGGCGGTCACGGGCAGCTTCCAGCAGGGAATCGGCAGCGGTCAGTTGCCGGTCCAGGGCTTTGTATTCGCTTTGCAGGACGGCGGCCGCCTCGGTGCTGGACTGGTGCTTCTGCCGCACCACCTCGATGGTGGCGCGGAGGGGCTCCAAGTCTGCCTGGGCGGCCAAGGCGTCCTTCAGCCGCTGCTCGATCCGGCCCAGCTCGTCCGCCGCCACTGCCGCCGATACCTGTTCCCAGGGCCGGTGGTCCTCCGCGATACGGCGCAGGGCGTCGAGCTGCCGGCTCATTCCCTGGTGCGAATCCTCGCGGGTTTGGGCGAGTTCAGCCGCCTTGGCGACCTCCTGCCGCAGGTCCTCCACCTGGCCGGCAACGAGCTCCAGCTTGGCGGCGTTGTCGAACCCGAGGACGTAATCCTGGCGGCTGGTGAAGCGGTCGTCCTTCTCCACGGTGTGGCGGTTGCGCTTGACCACGCCGCCCAGGCTGAGGCCACGATCCAGCCCAGAGAGCTCGTCCGGGTCCTCCACGCAGGGGTAGGCGAAGTCCAACGCGATGCGCTCACGAATCCAGGACCCCGCTTCGGCGGCGATGCCGGTGGTGAGGATGTCCAGCTTGGTCAGCAGGTCGCCGTCGTGCACGTCCTCCAGCGCCAGCGCGCCGCCGGAGAGCGGCTTCGAAACATCCACCGCCCGCAGCGCGCCGCGGACGTTGTGGTCGTTGAGGTAGCGGGTCACCGCGGCAAAGTGCTCGCCCGGCACCAGCAGCGTGGTGGCGAGGTTGCGGAGCGCCCGTTCGGCGGCGGGCCGCCAGCGTTCCTCCCCCTCCGCCAAGTCCATGAGCTCACCCGCGAACGGCATCCGGTCTTCCGGAATGCCGGTGGCGCCGGCGATCGCCGCCCGGTTTTCAACGCTCGACGGCGGCAGCAGGGACTTGCGGGTCTTCAGCGACACGAGCTCCTGCTCAGCCGCGGCCAGCTCACGCTTCTTCGTGGCGTGCGCGTCGAAGGCTTCAAAGCGGAGCTCCTGCAGCGCCTGGGAGTCATCCTTGAGCTCGGCGGACCTGGCGGCAGCCTGCTCATGCGCCTGTTCCCAGCCTTCCTCAGTCCACTCAAGCTGCAGGCCGGCGTCGGACAGCGCCTGGCGTGCAGCTTCCTCCAGCTGCTGGCGAAGCTTCAGGCCCACGCGGGCGTTCTCCAGCGACTGCTCGATGGCGGAGATCGCGTTGCCGCCCTGGTTGTTGTAATCCGTCTCCAGCTGGCGCAGTTCCTTGGCCAGGCCGTCCCGGACTGTACGCTCTGCGCCGAGCTCCTTGGCCTTCGCCTGGGCCAGCTCCTTGAAGCGCGCCAGGGTCTTCTGGTGGACCGTGACCGCGAGTTTCTGCTTGTACGCCTCGAACTCCTCGCCGGCGAGGTCCCGCAGCCGGTTCGCCTCCAGCAGCGACTGCGCGTAGTCCCGGTTCAGGCCAGGGACCGGGGCCAGCTGGTCCCGCTGCTGCCGGACGTCCTCCAGCCGCTGCCGGATGGACATCAGGTTGCTGAACTCCTCAACCACGTCGTCCGCCGCCGCGAGCGTTGCCGGGGCGTCCAGGACCTGGTCGCGGAAGAAGGTGTTGACGCTGCCGCCCAGGCCCTTGCCGGCCTGGATGACGCGCAGGAGCGGCAGGGCCTGGTCCGAGTTGATCCCCAGCAGCCGGCGGAACCGCTCCGCGAAGGCCTTGTGCACGTCGAAGACCTGGGCGTCAGGGAAAATCGTCTCCAGGGCAGCCTTGGTGAACCGCTTGTCCGCGATGCCCTCAAGCGCCTCGAGGTCGAGCGGGTCATGGTCGATGAGGTAAAAGCGGCCGACGCTCGACTCCGTGCCGTTCTTCGGCAAATCGAACAGGGCCGAGACCGTCACCCTGGTGCCGGCGGCGTTATCAAACGTCAGCGCGACGGCGGACCAGGTGGCACCCGGCCGCTGGAAAGCACTCGCCGAGCCCTCACCCACGGCTTTGTCGCCCACCTTGCCGCGCATATAGGTGAACGTCGTCCTCTTGTCCTCAACAGCACCGCCCGAACGTTGGGCGGCAGCTTCGTTGGACCTGGGCCTCGCATCGAAAACCCGGAGCATGGCATCGAACAGCGTCGACTTGCCCACGCCCGAATTACCCGTCAGCAGCGTCCCGTTCCGGTCCACGTGCATGGTGTGGGCGCCATGGAACGTACCCCAGTTGACCACCTGCACCAGGGCAAGGCGCATCTGGCCCGGGTTCGTCACGTCGCCGATCGGCAGCATGCTCGCGATGCTCACTGGGCATCCTCCACTTCGGTGGTTGCTTGAGGCGCCGACGGCGATGCCGCCCCCGCCCCTTCGCCATCGGCGCTGGACAGCTCACCTTCCAGCGAATCGCCACTGTCGCGGTCGGTTTCTATCTCCAGCATCGCCTCTGTGCCGGTGGGGTCTGTGGTGGCTGCTGCGAGGGCTTCTATTTGGGCGGGGATGTCGCCGATGTTTTCGAAGGGGAGGGCCAGGGGCAGGGCGTTGGAGATGGTGTAGACGTCGTCCAGGCCGGTGGGGAGGAGGAGTTGGCGGGCCAGGAGCTTGGTGAGGGCCCTGTTGACCACGTCCGAGTCCCGGAGCGCGTCCTGCTGCCCTGCGGGCTGGTAGTGGGCCACCAGGTCGGCGATTTCTTCGCGCGTGATGGTGGGATCTGTCTGCGCGGTGACGTGCCGGTCCAGGAGCAGGCGCATCCTTAGCAGAACGATGGTCTCTACCCGGCTGAGCGCACGCTGCTGACGGAGGATGCTGGAGCGGGCACTGCCTCCGACGGCGTCCGGATCAACCGGACGCAGCACGGCGATCTTCCGTTCGTGGTCCAGCTCCATGGTGAGGAACAGCTCGGACAGCCGGCTGCGCAGGATTACCTGGTGATCCAACAGGACGGTCCAGAGTTTCTCGTCCCGGCCGCCGTCCACGTACGGACCCTTAAGGAGTTTCACCAGCGCCTGCCGCACCTTCATGGACAACACTCCGGTATCGCCGGGAAAGAGGGCGGCACCGTCCACGAACGTGTCGCGGGGGGTGGTTCCTCCGGTGATTGTTGAGCTTGCCGAAATCCCCGCCGGGGTTACGTCAGGCTCAAACACCGGATCGGTGACGGGCTCAACCACCGGGGCAGCCGTCGTCGTCATCTCTTCAGTCATCGTCAATCCTTTGGGAGGGTGACCAGCGGCAGATAGGCCCTGCGCGTGGTGCCGTCGATCTGTTCGAAGTCCAGGGCGTCCACCGCTTGGTTGTTGAAGGCGGCGCCTTCATGCAGTGCGTGCGAGAGCAGGGCGCGGATGGTGTTGATGTGCTGCTCCTCCGGCGGCAGCTGCTGCCACGCTTCGGAAAGGGTGGACGCGCCGGCCATGGCGGACCGCACCACGCCGGGTTTGGCTTTGCCGGTCCTCGGCGAGCGCACGCGGTCGGAATCACTGAAGGCGATGGGGTCGGCCAGTTTGGGCGGAGCCGCGAACTCGTCCGGATCAAAGAGCTTCACCATGGAGAGCGACTCGAATCCCGCGTTGAAGAGCACAGGCCCAGGCACCAGGCCGGGGCGTTCCCGTTCGTACGGAAGCGACCGGATGGCCTGCTCCGCTTCCCGCAGGACCTGCCGGAGCCGGACGGACTGGCGGAAGTCGTCACTTTGGACGTAGGTGTTGAGGCTTTCGCTGAGCTTGCCGTAGATCCGCTGGATCTGGCTGTGCTGCTGCCGGAGTTCGGCCACCAGGTTCTTCAGGGTTTCCCGGTCCTCGGGCGAGAGGTCGTCCGCGAACTGCCGGCTGAGGACCTCGCCTATGGCAGAGCGGAACCTCAGCTGCTGTTGCGGGTCCTCCAGGAATGCCGTGAAGGAACGGAAGGTCCGGCCTTCGGGGCTCTGGCGGAGGCGCTTGTCAGCTTCCAGGACCTGGGCCATGGTGGCGCCCTTGGTCAGTGACTCCTCGATGATCTGGTTGCGCAGTCCGCCCACCAGTTCCTCGATCCGGTCGCGCATCTTCTTGTAATCGGCCGGCAGGCTCGCGGCGAGGTCCAGGATGTTCCCGGCAGCCTCCACGGCTTCGTCGTCATCGAGCAGGCCGTCGAACTCGCCTGTACTGATGTCCTGGATCAGCTGCTGGCGCTCTTCGATTTCATCTTCCAGGGCCTCGAGGCGGGCGCTCTGGTCCGGGTTGGTCTCGTTGGCGAGCTTCTCCACGTCGCCGAGCAGTGTCCCAAGCCGGGAACCGTTGAGGGTGGAGCGGTCACTGGAAAGGCTGTCCAGGAACGCGAGCACGCGGGCTGCCGGTTCGGTGACCTCGTAAACGATCTGCCCGGACTGGTTGCGCCGCGTCAGGAACTGCCGCCGCGTCCACTCGTCGCCGAACGTTTTCCCGTTGGCCCCGCCGCCCAGCCCGGGCTCCTGCCGCCGGAGCTCCTCAAGGAAGGAGTCGACGTCGGCATGGAATTCCTCGAGCGGCAGCTGCGGCCGGGTGCGGGTAAAGGATGCCTGCAGCACCGCGATCACCCAGGGCGCGGAGCGCGTCAGGGCCCAAGCAGGCCCTTTGGTGAGGAGCTCGAGGTCCCGAAGCCGGGCGCTGATGGCGTCAGCGGATGACCTGGCGGAGCGGGGCACGCACTCTCCTTGGACTGTTTATAAGGGGCTTATAAGGGGCTGGGCAGGGGCACGGAAGGAAAAGTGCCAACTACAAGGTTAACGCAGGCCACCGCAACCGCCTCGTGACCTACTCATGCGTAGTATTTCGATCCAGTATCAACAGTCACTTTCGCCCCTTCCGCCACTAGCTTGGGCACGCAAGCTGCCCCTACGCTCGTGCTACTGACTTCAGCCAAGCAACGTCGCAGCAGGGGGATTCATGCAGTTCGATCTAAGCTCGGTGGAAACCGCAACCTTGGTATTCATCGGAACGCTCGTATTCGGCCTTATCCTGGCGGCCTTCGTCCTGGTGGCGGGGCTGGTGGCGCTGGTGCTGCTGGGCGCCGGAAAGCTCAGCTGGACAGTGGTTTCCATGACTCTCCTGACCGCGGTCCACGGCATCAATGCCGGCTGGGACCGGCTGATGCACCACGCGGCCGCAATGGACGCCGGCGGGGACTTTCAGTCGCAACCATCCCCTAGCACCGGAACCTACCCGCGGGTAATATTGAGAGACAGCTAAAGGGTTCTCCAACCCGGCGGATCCCATGGCTAAGAAAGCCATCCGGCCAAGGAGATAACCCATGAGCTCCGCCACTGACAGCCCCTCACAGACCAGTTCCACCCCCGCAGGTTTTACAAGTACACCAACGGACGCCCGCCCTGAGGACACCCCGGTCCCGGCCGGCAAAATCGGCGCGGGCGTCACGGCGGATGAGGCACGCGCCGTCGCGGAGGCCGCCCGGGAAACCGGCTGGGAGCGCCCCAGCTTCGCCAAGGGCCTCTACCTTGGCAGTTTCGACCTCAACCTGGTCCACCCCTGGCCCACCCCCGACCCCGCAGACGTGGAACGGGGCGAGGCCTTTATGGCCCGCCTGACGGATTACGCGGGAACGATGGACGGCCGGATCATCGAGCGCGACGCGAGGATCCCTGACGAATACCTCAGAGGCCTGGCAGACCTCCGCGTTTTTGGCATGAAGATTCCGGCGGAATATGGCGGCCTGGGCCTGTCCCTGGTGTACTACGGCCGGGCGCTGGCCCTGCTGGGCAGCGTCCACCCAAGCCTCGGCGCCCTCCTTTCCGCACACCAGTCCATCGGGGTGCCCGAACCCGTCAAAGTCTTCGGCACTGCCGGGCAGAAGCAGGAGTTCCTGCCGCGCTGCGCTGCCGGTGCCGTCACCGCATTCCTCCTCACGGAACCTGATGTGGGCAGCGATCCCGCCCGGATGGGCAGCACCGCGACGCCAACGGACGACGGCGGGACGTACCTTCTGGACGGCGTGAAGCTATGGACCACCAACGGCGTCATTGCCGAGCTGGTGGTGGTGATGGCCGTGGTGCCGGCCCACACTGACGCGGACGGCACCAGGCACAAGGGGGGCATCAGCGCCTTCGTGGTGGAGATGGACTCGCCGGGCATCACCGTGGAAAACCGGAACGCCTTTATGGGGCTGCGCGGCATCGAAAACGGCGTCACCCGGTTCCACCAGGTGCGCGTCCCCGCAGCGAACCGGCTGGGCCGGGAGGGCCAGGGCCTCAAAATTGCCCTCACCACCCTGAACACGGGCAGGCTCTCCATCCCGGCCCTCTGCGTCGCGTCCGGGCGGTGGAGCCTGAAGATCGCGCGGGAGTGGTCGAACGCCCGGACGCAGTGGGGACGGCCGGTGGGCGAACATGAGGCCGTGGGCAAGAAGATCGCCTTCATAGCCGCTTCCGCCTTTGCCCTGGACGCCGTGTTCGAGCTCTCCGCCGAGCTTGCTGATGCCGGCCAGAAGGACGTCCGGATCGAGGCCGCCCTCGCCAAGCTCTGGGCCACGGAGATCAGCTGCCGGATCGCCGATGAGCTGGTGCAGATCCGTGGCGGACGGGGCTTCGAGACGGCCGAATCGCTGGCCGCACGTGGGGAGCGTGCGGTGCCCGCCGAACAGCAGCTGAGGGATCTCCGCATCAACAGGATTTTTGAGGGTTCCTCGGAAATCATGCGGCTGCTTATTGCCCGGGAAGCGGTGGATGCCCACCTCGCCGCCGCGGGGGACCTGGCATCACTGAACGCGAGCCTGTCCGATAAGGCAAAGGCCGCCGTCGGCGCTTCCGGCTTCTACGCCCGCTGGCTGCCCAAACTGGTGGCCGGGGCGGGCATGGACCCGCGCTCATACAACGAGTTCGGGCGCCTGGCCAAGCAGCTGCGGTTCGTTGAGCGCTCGTCCCGGCGGCTGGCCCGGCAGACGTTTTACGGCATGGGCCGCTGGCAGGCAAAGCTGGAACGCAAGCAGGCATTCCTGGGCCGCGTGGTGGACATCGGCGCTGAACTGTTCGCCATGACCGCGTGCTGCTCACGCGCAGAGATGCTGCTCCACACCGAACCTGCCAAGGCCGCCAGCGCCTACGAGCTTGCCGAGGCCTACTGCGAGCAGGCACGGGTGCGCGTGGAGGAGTACTTTGACCAGCTGTGGCGGAACACGGACGACGGCGACCACCGGCTCACCCGCAAGGTCCTCGCGGGAGATTACACCTGGCTGGAGGCCGGGGTGCTGGACCCGTCTGAAGGCACCGGCCCGTGGATCGCCGACGCCTCCCCCGGCCCGTCCCAACGGGAAAACCTGCACCGCAACTACCGTTAATCCCCTGGTCACAAAATAGTAAGCATCCTTGCTATCTCTGCGGGCCGATGGTTGAGTGGAGCCATGAGCAGCACAACCGACCCAGAGAACCTGCCTCCGCGGCGAGCCCGCGAGGATGCTGACCGCAATGGACGGGACCGGCCCGCCTCGGCGGGCGACGATTCCACGCGCACCTTCGATCAGGTGCCCTCGGCCCGCAACGAACGAACCACGGGCGCCTACGCCGAGCGGGATAATGTACCTGCGGCCACGGCGCCAGCCCGTGATCCACATCTGACGGACCGGCAGACAGCGGTAGCCCGCGAAAAGGAGCAGTTTGGCGGTATCAAGGTGGGCTCGGCGTTCTTTGGCTGGCTGACCGCCACCGGCATGGCCGTGCTCCTGACAGCCCTCGTGGCCGCGGCCGGAACAGCTGTGGGCCTGGCCACCAATACGGACGTCAATGAGGCGGTAAACCAGGCCGCCTCGAACAGCGGCACCATTGGCCTGGTGGGCATCATTGTGCTGCTGGTCATCCTGTTCCTCTCCTACTACTGCGGTGGTTACGTCGCAGGACGCATGGCGCGGTTCAACGGCGCCAAGCAGGGACTTATGGTCTGGATCTGGGCCCTGATCGTTGCAGTCCTCGTCGCGATCCTGGGGCTCGTGGCCGGGCAGCAGTTCAACGTGCTGGCCAACCTCAACAGCTTCCCGCGGATTCCCATCAACGAAGGCCAGCTCAACACCATGAGCATCGTCGCCGCTGTGGTGGTAGCCCTGGTGGCCCTGTTGGGGGCCGTGCTGGGCGGGCTTGCCGGCATGCGGTTCCACCGCAAGGTGGA
This genomic interval from Arthrobacter sp. SLBN-100 contains the following:
- a CDS encoding DUF3375 domain-containing protein, translated to MPRSARSSADAISARLRDLELLTKGPAWALTRSAPWVIAVLQASFTRTRPQLPLEEFHADVDSFLEELRRQEPGLGGGANGKTFGDEWTRRQFLTRRNQSGQIVYEVTEPAARVLAFLDSLSSDRSTLNGSRLGTLLGDVEKLANETNPDQSARLEALEDEIEERQQLIQDISTGEFDGLLDDDEAVEAAGNILDLAASLPADYKKMRDRIEELVGGLRNQIIEESLTKGATMAQVLEADKRLRQSPEGRTFRSFTAFLEDPQQQLRFRSAIGEVLSRQFADDLSPEDRETLKNLVAELRQQHSQIQRIYGKLSESLNTYVQSDDFRQSVRLRQVLREAEQAIRSLPYERERPGLVPGPVLFNAGFESLSMVKLFDPDEFAAPPKLADPIAFSDSDRVRSPRTGKAKPGVVRSAMAGASTLSEAWQQLPPEEQHINTIRALLSHALHEGAAFNNQAVDALDFEQIDGTTRRAYLPLVTLPKD
- a CDS encoding acyl-CoA dehydrogenase family protein, whose protein sequence is MSSATDSPSQTSSTPAGFTSTPTDARPEDTPVPAGKIGAGVTADEARAVAEAARETGWERPSFAKGLYLGSFDLNLVHPWPTPDPADVERGEAFMARLTDYAGTMDGRIIERDARIPDEYLRGLADLRVFGMKIPAEYGGLGLSLVYYGRALALLGSVHPSLGALLSAHQSIGVPEPVKVFGTAGQKQEFLPRCAAGAVTAFLLTEPDVGSDPARMGSTATPTDDGGTYLLDGVKLWTTNGVIAELVVVMAVVPAHTDADGTRHKGGISAFVVEMDSPGITVENRNAFMGLRGIENGVTRFHQVRVPAANRLGREGQGLKIALTTLNTGRLSIPALCVASGRWSLKIAREWSNARTQWGRPVGEHEAVGKKIAFIAASAFALDAVFELSAELADAGQKDVRIEAALAKLWATEISCRIADELVQIRGGRGFETAESLAARGERAVPAEQQLRDLRINRIFEGSSEIMRLLIAREAVDAHLAAAGDLASLNASLSDKAKAAVGASGFYARWLPKLVAGAGMDPRSYNEFGRLAKQLRFVERSSRRLARQTFYGMGRWQAKLERKQAFLGRVVDIGAELFAMTACCSRAEMLLHTEPAKAASAYELAEAYCEQARVRVEEYFDQLWRNTDDGDHRLTRKVLAGDYTWLEAGVLDPSEGTGPWIADASPGPSQRENLHRNYR
- a CDS encoding TIGR04086 family membrane protein, with protein sequence MSSTTDPENLPPRRAREDADRNGRDRPASAGDDSTRTFDQVPSARNERTTGAYAERDNVPAATAPARDPHLTDRQTAVAREKEQFGGIKVGSAFFGWLTATGMAVLLTALVAAAGTAVGLATNTDVNEAVNQAASNSGTIGLVGIIVLLVILFLSYYCGGYVAGRMARFNGAKQGLMVWIWALIVAVLVAILGLVAGQQFNVLANLNSFPRIPINEGQLNTMSIVAAVVVALVALLGAVLGGLAGMRFHRKVDKAGFTPRGDYDDE